In Treponema primitia ZAS-2, a genomic segment contains:
- a CDS encoding ABC transporter permease yields the protein MKRKKLEEQILAGDIQHTGYYKDAFMRLKKNKIVMACLIFIGLLVLSALLAPVIAPHDPDEQNYEAVLQKASPRYLLGADEFGRDILSRIIYGGRVSFSVGLLTQLFASLIGITLGAIAGYNGGWIDAVISRIMEIFSAFPDLLLAMGIMFVIGPGVANVFIALALLSWVSIARLIRGQVLQLKETEYIEAARVCGASGFWIILKHMLPNCVSTIIVMVTLGIPNAIMSEASLSFLGLGIQPPIASWGAMISAAQPYIGYRPWYSIFPGIAIILTVIAFNIFGDGLRDALDPKLRN from the coding sequence ATGAAACGAAAAAAATTGGAAGAGCAGATCCTGGCCGGGGATATTCAGCATACCGGTTATTATAAAGATGCCTTTATGAGGCTGAAGAAAAACAAAATAGTAATGGCCTGCCTCATCTTCATTGGCTTGCTTGTTCTGTCCGCCCTGCTGGCGCCGGTAATTGCCCCCCATGATCCGGATGAACAGAATTACGAAGCGGTTCTACAAAAGGCTTCCCCAAGGTACCTCCTGGGCGCCGATGAATTTGGCAGGGATATTCTTTCCCGGATTATTTACGGCGGGCGGGTATCCTTTTCCGTGGGCCTACTGACCCAATTATTCGCAAGCCTTATCGGGATCACCCTGGGCGCGATTGCGGGGTACAACGGCGGCTGGATCGACGCGGTCATTTCCCGAATCATGGAAATATTTTCCGCCTTTCCGGATCTGCTCCTGGCCATGGGTATCATGTTTGTAATCGGTCCCGGGGTAGCCAATGTGTTTATCGCCCTGGCCCTGCTCTCCTGGGTAAGCATCGCCCGGCTCATCCGGGGACAGGTGCTGCAGCTTAAAGAAACCGAGTACATCGAAGCGGCCAGGGTATGCGGGGCCAGCGGTTTTTGGATCATCCTGAAACATATGCTGCCCAACTGTGTTTCTACTATTATTGTGATGGTCACCCTGGGCATTCCCAATGCCATTATGTCAGAAGCGTCCCTAAGCTTTCTGGGACTGGGAATTCAACCCCCCATCGCAAGCTGGGGGGCCATGATAAGCGCCGCCCAACCCTATATCGGATACCGTCCCTGGTACAGTATTTTCCCCGGGATCGCAATTATCCT
- a CDS encoding ABC transporter permease yields the protein MAQYILRRIAQTFLVLIGITLITFILLNVVPGDPVALMLEKRADAESMAKVRHELGLDVPLHLQYFNFIKNAIRMDFGKSYFTHKNVTEVLLKSFGITLRLAGTSFFFAVLLGISGGITAAINRGKKRDSIIMMLSMAGISAPVFWVAIILQIVFGLKLDWFPISGYGTPISFVLPGIALGTRYAASIARITRTSMLDVVKQDYIRTARAKGASKALVLFKHALKNALIPIITMMGTQLGNMLAGSMLVETIFSIPGIGKLMVDSMGSRDIPLIQGTVVYIAAVFVFINLIVDVSYAFIDPRIRIGQGAK from the coding sequence TTGGCCCAGTATATACTACGCCGTATTGCGCAAACATTTTTGGTGCTTATCGGCATTACCCTGATTACGTTCATTTTACTGAACGTAGTCCCTGGGGACCCCGTAGCATTGATGCTGGAAAAACGAGCAGATGCCGAATCCATGGCCAAGGTGCGCCATGAACTGGGGCTTGATGTGCCCCTGCACCTACAGTATTTTAACTTTATAAAGAACGCCATCCGCATGGATTTTGGAAAATCCTACTTTACCCATAAAAATGTCACCGAAGTACTGCTCAAATCCTTCGGCATTACCCTTCGTTTGGCGGGGACTTCTTTTTTCTTTGCGGTACTGCTTGGAATATCCGGGGGGATCACCGCCGCTATAAACCGGGGGAAAAAGCGGGACTCCATAATCATGATGCTTTCCATGGCGGGAATTTCAGCGCCCGTATTCTGGGTAGCGATTATTCTACAGATTGTGTTTGGGCTTAAACTGGACTGGTTTCCCATTTCCGGTTACGGGACGCCGATTTCTTTTGTGTTGCCCGGAATAGCCCTGGGAACCCGGTATGCGGCGAGCATTGCCCGGATAACCAGAACCAGTATGCTTGATGTGGTGAAACAGGATTATATCAGAACCGCCCGGGCCAAGGGGGCCAGCAAGGCCCTGGTTCTTTTCAAGCACGCCTTAAAAAACGCCCTGATCCCTATCATCACCATGATGGGAACCCAGTTGGGCAATATGCTGGCCGGCTCCATGCTGGTGGAAACTATTTTTTCCATCCCCGGAATCGGCAAGCTCATGGTAGACAGCATGGGGTCCCGGGACATACCCCTTATCCAGGGAACCGTTGTCTACATTGCCGCAGTTTTTGTATTTATCAACCTGATAGTCGATGTTTCCTATGCCTTTATTGATCCCCGTATCAGAATCGGGCAGGGGGCAAAATAG
- a CDS encoding ABC transporter substrate-binding protein, which produces MKQTKKIVALIMGLTLFTGSLFAGGSQQNSGQSSGKKVLTIASQDPQVPLDMQLNTYSLISRITDSTSETLLYGTADGGIKPLLLTGMPTASADGLTFSFELKKGVTFHNGAPLTSKDVKYSYERLIKKIKMASLLEQVAGYQAFADGKAADLSGFKIIDDLHFSITLSETYTPFVSVLSTAYCAIYPAEACEAAGDEWGLSVLYGTGPFKFVRYVMGEEAVIEKYPAYHGSPAKIDEIVYKFIPSANTQVLEYEKGNVDIVYLDTTLYPTYANGPLKGEIQDYPRVGGWFMSMNVKKIADVRIRQAISLSIDREAICKGIMYGTAKPATGFIPAGLIGYNDKLPVLEYNPTKAKQLLADAGYPNGYDLTVAINTRYTAGVALATAFQAQAKASGINVTINSMDSAGWTDMRSSGALVTGFGNWYVDYNDPDSMLYPVKDSRTDLSSTFWHNAEFKSLMEQGVKTSDTAARQKIYERANEILSREEYPVAMVYNEMSFYLQKPYVSGYSMGADGRFSFADTVINK; this is translated from the coding sequence ATGAAACAAACAAAGAAGATCGTGGCCCTGATTATGGGCCTGACCCTTTTCACAGGGTCCCTTTTTGCCGGCGGGAGCCAGCAAAACAGTGGGCAAAGCTCGGGGAAAAAGGTGTTAACCATTGCGTCCCAGGACCCCCAGGTGCCCCTGGATATGCAGCTTAATACCTATTCACTGATTTCCAGGATCACCGACAGTACCAGTGAAACCCTTTTATACGGTACTGCAGACGGCGGCATTAAGCCCCTGCTCCTTACCGGTATGCCCACGGCCTCCGCGGATGGCCTGACCTTTAGCTTTGAACTGAAAAAGGGTGTCACCTTTCATAACGGGGCGCCCCTGACCAGCAAGGATGTCAAATACTCCTACGAGCGCTTAATCAAAAAAATAAAAATGGCCAGCCTCCTGGAACAGGTGGCAGGTTACCAGGCTTTTGCGGACGGGAAAGCCGCGGATCTTTCGGGGTTCAAAATCATCGACGATCTGCATTTTTCCATCACCCTGTCGGAAACCTATACCCCCTTTGTATCGGTACTTTCCACCGCTTACTGCGCCATATACCCCGCCGAAGCCTGTGAAGCCGCTGGGGATGAATGGGGGCTGTCGGTACTGTACGGAACCGGCCCTTTCAAATTTGTGCGCTACGTCATGGGTGAAGAGGCGGTTATCGAAAAATATCCCGCCTACCACGGTTCCCCCGCCAAGATAGACGAAATCGTCTACAAATTTATCCCTTCCGCAAATACCCAGGTTTTGGAATATGAAAAGGGCAACGTCGATATCGTATATCTGGATACCACCCTCTATCCCACCTATGCCAACGGCCCCTTAAAGGGCGAAATCCAGGACTACCCCCGGGTGGGCGGCTGGTTCATGTCCATGAATGTCAAAAAAATTGCGGATGTCCGGATCCGCCAGGCGATTTCCCTGTCCATTGACCGGGAAGCGATCTGTAAGGGCATCATGTACGGCACTGCAAAGCCCGCCACGGGCTTTATCCCCGCCGGGCTAATCGGTTATAACGACAAATTGCCGGTGCTGGAATACAATCCCACCAAGGCAAAACAGCTTCTGGCGGACGCCGGGTATCCCAACGGCTACGATTTAACCGTGGCAATTAATACCCGTTATACCGCCGGGGTTGCCCTGGCCACTGCATTCCAGGCCCAGGCAAAGGCCAGCGGTATAAACGTGACCATCAATTCCATGGACAGCGCCGGCTGGACGGATATGCGGTCAAGCGGTGCCCTGGTTACCGGTTTCGGCAACTGGTATGTGGACTACAACGATCCCGACAGTATGCTCTACCCCGTCAAGGATTCCCGTACGGATCTGTCTTCCACCTTCTGGCATAATGCGGAATTTAAAAGCCTTATGGAACAGGGGGTAAAAACCTCGGATACCGCAGCCAGGCAGAAGATATACGAGCGGGCGAATGAAATTCTTTCCCGGGAGGAATATCCGGTGGCCATGGTTTACAATGAAATGTCCTTCTACCTGCAGAAGCCCTACGTTTCAGGGTATTCCATGGGCGCGGACGGTCGTTTCTCCTTCGCGGATACCGTAATAAACAAATAG